The DNA window TAGGCTCTTTCCTCATAGGGATCAGCGACAACGACGGGTTTCGACGTGGCTAAAGCCACACCAATCGCGTGAAACCTGCCCCCACCAGCAAAGAGAAAGCAGTCCACATCCTCTGCAACGGCGTCCGCGTTGCTGTAATCGCACCCAATAACTTGGCCTGCATACTTAAGTCTGCCAGCATCGCCGACGGCAACGCTTTTTCCAGCTTTCAAGAGCATCCTCTCGGCTTCATCCAATTGGTCAACATGTTGAACTGTTGTCACAAGCCCGATGCGTTTCCATGCTTTGAGAAGAGGCAGAGCCTTTTTCACTGCAGTCTCTAAACGAAGAGTCGCCTTGGTTTCGATGTAGACCACTGATACACGTTCATGTTTGCCTCTATGCATTGAGCTGTGTCCAAAATGAATAACCAAGTCAACGTTCAGGTCGTCTGCCTCTTCAAGTGCCAAGTCGCATGCGCCGTAGCAAGGGTCCGCTGAAACGATGACCTGTGCGCCTGTTTCCTCAACTGCCTCTGCCAATCGTGGACCTTGAGGCTTCAAGCCCTCAGGCAGCTGGATAAGAACCCGCTTGGCATTGTGCTTTCTCACTTCTTCCTTTACTCTTGCTTCCTCGAAATCAAAGATAGAGGGCTTCAAGAAACACTACCAGGCTCTGACGGAAAGAAACAGCTTAGCAGTTTACTCTTCCCATTCAGGGTTCCATTCAGACTCAGGCTTGACCTTCTTTGATGGTCGTCCTAGGCTTTCTTTAATTTCGCTTAGACGTTCCAGCAGTATCTTTTGTTCAAGGCTGGCTACCCACTGGCGGGTTCGGACAACAACATCGTTGTTCACAGAGATGCTGTCAATGCCATTGCGCACGAGAAATTCAGCAAAGTCAGGCAGGTTTGATGGCCCTTCACCACATATGGACACTGTTACTCCTTTTTGATGCGCAACCTTGATCAAATGTGCAATCATTCGTTTGATCGCGGGGTCACGTTCATCAAAATAACCCATCAAACCGAGCCTTTCCGAGTCTCTGTCAATCATCAAGACGCCTTGGGTTAAGTCGTTGGAGCCTATGCTGAAGCCGTCGCACAGCTTCGAGAACTCGTCGGCCATGATGCAGATGGCTGGCGTTTCCGCCATGAACCATACTTGAAAGTCTTTGCCGCGTTCCAAGCCTTCCTTCTTCATGATGTCGAGGCATTTTTTGGCTTCCCAAAGCGTTCGAATCATTGGAAGCATGATCCAGACGTTTGTTAGCCCCCATTCCTCTCGGCACTTGCGTATGGCTTTGCATTCGAGCAAGAATGCTTTCTCGTACCACTGGCTAATGTAACGGCTCGCTCCTCGCCAGCCCAGCATTGGGTTGGCCTCAACGATCTCGTACTTGTCGCCGCCCTTCAATTCACGATACTCATTGGTTTTGAAGTCGCTGAGCCGCACAACTAGGGGGCGAGGGTGAATAGCCTTTGCCACAGTGGCCACACCATCAGCCAACTTGTTGACAAACTCGTCGCCTCTGCCTGTTTCAAGCAGGTAAACCGGGTGATCGCCTATGTGACTGGCAAGGATGAATTCAATGCGCATAAGGCCGATTCCATCAAACGGAAGATGCTTGTACTCTTCTATCTTCTCTGGGACACCGAGGTTCATGTAAATCTTTGTGGCAGTTATCGGTGCAGATTCAAGCGTGACTCCGCCTGCGGAGACTGTGGACATGATCGAGGCTGGTCCGGGCGCCTCAGGCATGGCAAGCTTACCTTCGTAGACCACGCCGCTTCTGGCGTCAACCGTGTATTCGCGGCCAGTAACCATAGTTTTTGTGGCGTTTTCCGCGGCAACAATGCATGGTATGCCGAGTTCACGGCTAACTATCGCAGCGTGACATGTGACGCCTCCTCTTTCTGTGACAATGGCTCCAGCCATTTTCATGTATGGCACATAGTCAGGGTTAGTCATTTCAGTTACAAGTATGTCGCCTTTCTGCATAAGATTTGATGCGTCTTCGGGCGTGAAAACAATCTTGGCTACGCCAGCACCTACGTCTCGCCTTCCAGTTGCTATTCCTTTGGCAACAACTCTCATGCCGGTCTGAGTGGGTAGTAGGGTTGGTTTTGAGATTTCGGCAGTGGGTATCCGCGATTTTGAGGTCCAAACAGTCTCAGGTCTCGACTGCACAATGAAAACGTTTTTTGGAAAAGTCAAGTCTCGGTCAATTGCCCACTCGATGTCTTGCGGCTTTCCGTAGTGTTCTTCAATGCGCTTTGCTGTCTCGGCCAGTTTTATAGTTTCTTCATCAGTGAGGCTAGCTTGTTCTTGCCTTTCAACGGGTACCGTTGCATGAATCGTTTCTCCAGCCTTTGGGTCACGAATATATTCCACTGTCTTCTTGGCAATTCTCCTATCAGTGATCTTAAGGGTATTCTTATCTACGCTAAAGTTGTCGGGAGTTACTGCTCCAGACACGATTGATTCGCCCAATCCCCAGTTGGCCTCGATTACAATTTGATTTGCGTCGCCAGTGTCGGGGTTTATTGTAAACGTAACGCCTGCAACCTTCGAATTAACCATTTTTTGGACGCCTACGCTTATGAGAACTTCTTCATGTTTGAACCCTTTTTGATCCCGATAGAATATGGCGCGGGGTGTAAACAGGCTAGACCAGCAATTCCTAGTCTTCTCGATTAGTCCATCTGCGCCTTTAACATTCAAATACGTTTCCTGTTGACCTGCAAATGATGCGTCTGGTAAGTCTTCGGCTGTGGCGCTTGATCGAACTGCCACGAACACCTCCGCTATACCAGTTTTCTCTTCGAGTCCCTCATACGCGGCTCTTATCGCCTTCTCGATGTCAGCAGGCATCGGCGTGGACTCGATTATTTTTCGAACCTCTTTCGAAGCCTTCTCGTACTGCTTTGGGTCATCAGGGTCAGTGACAGTTTCCTCAATCGTCCTGTAGATTTTTTCAGCTATGCCTGTTTTTGTGATAAACTCGTGATAAGCTTGGGCTGTTATGGCGAAACCAGGCGGTACAGGAATTTTGGCTCGTAGCATTTCGCCGAGGTTGGCGTTTTTTCCGCCTACTAGCGGTATGTCTTCTTTGCCCAGCTCCTCAAACCAGAGAATGTGTTTTTCTTTACGCGGTGGAGGCAACAATGTTCACCTCTCTTAGACCTGTGTAGGTCAATTCGGTGTTTTTTCGATAACTATGCGGCATGGGACTGGTAGCTTGGCCTGTCCTCTTTGTAGAGCTTCCTTTGCCACTTCAACTGCGTTTTCGTTGACGCCGATTTCGATTATGGGCTGCCCGACTTTGACTCTGGCAGCTATGCCAATGGGTTTGCCGAAGGCTTTTCGCATGCCGTCTTGAAGTCGGTCGGCGTGTGCACCAAAGATCATCTTGTTCTCACGCAGTATCGTGTGAGGGTAGGGCACGACTCGCAAAACGTAGGCGTTTGCCAACTTGGTCATAAGAACACGGTTAGATGCCACTCGTGCAGCTTCAAGCGCGTTGTGGCGAATCTGCACCGCACCTGTGGCTATCAACCGAGCCTGCATTGAGAAGCTTGCCTTTGTGTCGCCCATTGTGAACTTGGTAATCTTCGATGGAGGGGATGCTCTAATGTACTCTTTCCGCGTGTAGGGAGCGCCTTTGACCGCTCGGTAGTTTTTCGCTTTCATAAAGCCATCCCATCTTCACGCATACGAGTGCATTATATTTAAACCATTTGTTGAGAACTTCAACTTAAAAGAAATATGAATTAGAGCTATGTTTAGAGAAAGATTAGCCCATAAATGGTTCTTAGGGAAAGTCGCCTTTCAACCAAGTCTTGGCAAGCTGGCTGAAGTTTGGAAAGACCTTTCTTAGAATCGGTATGTACATCATTATTTCGTCATGGGTCATGTCCTGAAACTGGTATTCACCCATGTAAGGCGAAGGCTCACCTTCCCGCGTGATAAATTCAATGTGCATGAATGGGTCGCCGCGTTTGATTGTTATGGACTTCCGATCATTGCTCAAATTGACTAGTTCAAGGGCAAGGCGGCCGACGAAGCCGCTGTGGACTTTGGCGGCGTTTAGGAATGATAAGCCCATGCGCCCGTACCGGCTCTTAGCGGTAAGGTGCGCTACATATTCCGGTGGCGTGAAAACAACCTCATTGGAATTGATGTTGCGGTGTTCCAAATACTGCAATGTAGCTTCTTCTTTGACAGTTAAGACGTAGCTGTCGCCGTCGAGAAGACGGTAATCATACGGGTAAATGATCTTGTGATTTTCGATTAGTTCAATGAGCTTGTTCTTGCCGACTATGCACATGCGCTTGCACCTTAAGCCTTCTGCATTAAGACACATCTGAACTATATTTGATTTGTTAGCATGATAGGTTAAACTCCAACGGTTTATATGTATGAGAAATATTATGTTAAATTTTCACAAGCCAAGGAAGTGTGTGCTATGCCCGAGAAGGTTCAGCCAAATCGAACATTAGACTGCTTGGGGCTCTTTTGTCCTGAACCCGTTTTCAGAGTACGCATGGAGCTAGACAACATGAAAGTCGGCGAGACACTCGAGGTTCTTGCGGACGACCCAGCTGCTGAGGAAGATATAAAGAGCCTCTGCAAACGCTTGGAGCAGCAGATTCTGAGCATGAATAAAGAGGGCAACACACTTCGATTTGTGATAAGAAAGGTGAAATAAGGAGGAAAAATCCAAGAATGAATGCCAAAAAGAAGATTCTCTACGTGCAGACAAGTGGTGTCGACACGCCTGAGCGAACTTACGCACCGTTTATATTGGCTGCCACAGCGGCTGCTATGGGCTTAGATACCACAGTCTATTTTGTCATAAAGGGCATAACGGTAGTCAAGAAAGGCGCGGCTGAACAAGTAAAAATTGGTCAGTTCCCAACGTTAAGGCAAGTGATGGATCAAGCCATCAAAGCTGGCGTCAAGCTTGCGGTGTGCGAGCAAAGTTGCATGCTACTTGACATTGCTCGCGGAGACTTCATACCTGAAGCTAAAGTGGTTGGCGCTGCCACCCTAAACGATTTGGCTCTAGATGCTGACGTCGTGTTGTGTTTCTAGAGGTCTGAGCCCAAGATGACGAGACGTGTATACATGGATCACACGGCAGGTAAGCCAGTTGATCCCAGAGTACTTGAGAGCATGATGCCCTATTTCACAGAGAAATGCGGCAACCCATCCTCGCCTCACTCGTGGGGTAACGAAGCCCGAAAAGCCATGGAAGACGCCAGAGCACAAATACTTGCCTTGATCGATGCAAAGAAGCCTGAAGAATTGTTCTTCACCTCAGGCGGTACAGAAAGCAACAACCTCGCCATAAAGGGCGTCGCGTTGAGGAACAAAGACAGGGGCAATCACATTGTCAGCACGGCTATTGAGCACATGTCCGTGATGAACCCATGCAAGAGCCTGATCAAACAGGGATTTGAAGTCACATTTGTCCCCGTAGACACGCATGGTACGGTTGACCTTCAAGCGTTGGAAAAAGCGATTACGGACAAGACCACACTAGTCTCTGTTGCTAACGCCAACGGAGAAATAGGCACCATTCAACCGATTAAAGAGATAGGTGAGATAGCGCATCGTAAAGGCGCATCTCTCCATGCGGACGCTGTGGCTGCTTGTGGGCAGGTGCCAATGAACGTTCAAGCCGAAAACATCGATTTGATGTCAATCTCGTCAAACGACATGTACGGACCGAGAGGAATAGGCGCCCTCTACGTCAAAACGGGAACTAGAATCGAGCCCATTATTCACGGGGGCGGACAGGAACGAGGTTTAAGGTCTGGGACAGAGAACATTTCCGCTATAGTAGGCATGGGCAAAGGGGCCGAAATCGCCAAGGCAGAAATGAAAGCTGAATCCGAGAGGCTGACCGATCTGCGAGACCGATTGATCAAAGGCGCTCTAGACAGCGTGCCTTCCTCATTTCTGAACGGCCATCCAAGGCAACGCTTGCCGAACAATGCCAACGTGCGATTCAGCTACATTGAAGGCGAGTCTTTGATTCTGAGTCTCGACATGGCTGGGGTCGCTTGCTCTTCAGGCTCGGCTTGCACATCTAAGACTCTAGAGCCTTCGCACGTATTGTTGGGCATTGGGTTGAAACATGAGGAAGCTCATGGTTCACTGCTTTTCACTTTGGGCAAGCAAAATACAAAAGACGACGTCGACTACGTTGTAAACGCGCTGCCCGATATAGTTAAAAGACTCCGATCTATCTCTCCATTAACTCCGAAGGAGATGCAGCAATAGTCATGTACACCGAAAAAGTCCTTGACCATTTCCGCAACCCACGCAACATGGGTGAAATGCCTGACGCTGACGGGGTCGGAACAGTGGGCAATCCGGTGTGCGGTGACTTGATGGCCATCTATATCAGGGTCAAGGACAACCACATTGAAGACATCAAATTCAAGACCTTTGGATGCGGCGCAGCCATCGCGACCAGCAGCATGATAACTGAGTTGGCTAGGGGCAAAACCTTGGAAGAAGCGATGAAGATATCCCGTGGCGATGTGGCTGACAACCTAGGTGGTCTGCCGCCCATAAAGATGCACTGCTCAAACTTAGCTGCTGATGGCCTGCATGCGGCGATTCAGGATTATTTGAAGAAGAAGGGGGCGCAGAAATGACCGAGTTTGTCAAATGTGACCTGTGTAGCGTGGACATCTGCGAGCCACAAAAATGCGCTTTCGCATTAGTCAAGCGTACAATTGGCGACAAGGAATACTACTTCTGCTGCGAAGCCCACGCAAAAGAGTTCGAAAAGAAAAAGAAGAAATAGGGCAGTTCACTTTCGCCCAAGCATTTCCATCAGGCGCTTTTCATGTGCCTCTCTAGTCGTCAACGGGTAGACTTGGCGTTCACTATCGAAGAACAAGGGGTCTTCGCTTATTATCCTCGATAGTTCGTTGTCTGAGTTTGCGTTGCAGACTATCATGTGCCCTTGCCGCCCGATTAAGTGGTAATAAGAGTCAATCTTGCCGTCTGACTCGAGCTTTTCAAGATACTTGAACTGAGCTGGTGTTAACCGGGCTAATCGTTCGATGGGCACTTGAGGCTTTATCCACTGCAAAACCAGAAACTTCACGTCCAGTCACCTCTTCAACTCTATGCGCTTTATCTGGATAAATTACTTGCCTGAATTACAACAAGGTTTTCAAACGACACTTTCTCTTCAGCGATGACCTTCGCCTCTAACTTAGCTGCATGAAACCGTTTCAAGGTTTTGTCGATGTCCGCTAGACTGGACTGCACCAGCAGGATCTGTCCGCCTCTTTTGAGGTGTCTTGGCGCTTCTGCGATAAATTGATCAATGAGCCGTCTTCCAGTTGGTCCACCAGCCCAAGCTCGTCCAACCCAAGTCTTGTGTTCTTTTGGCGCTGAAGGCAAGTACGGAGCATTGAAGATGATGAGGTCAAACGTTTCTTTTGCCTGCACTGGTTGAAACAAGTCTCCTCGGCGTACATCTATCTTGCTGCTGGCGTTATTGGCGTCAGCGTTTAGTCTGGCGCATTCAACCGCATGTGGGTTCGCGTCTGTAGCTGTGACTTTGCGTGCCTTCTTTGCTGCAAGGATGGCGAGGATTCCGCAGCCTGTTCCGATCTCCAACACCGTGTCTCCGTCTTTGACAGCTTCATCCAGAATATCGGCGATTAGAAATGTGTCTTCGGCTGGTTCGTAAACGTCGTTAAACACATCGAGGTTGAGATCATCATAGATTACGCGTTTTCTCGGTGATTTCATTGGTTAATGCTCCGAAGTCTTCAGGTGCGAGTTCGCGCACTCTTTTGTCATGAAAAGTTAATGAGTCAGCTATCGCTTGGGCTTTTTCCCTTGTCCCAGTGCGCTTCTGAATCAAGGGCACAACGGCATTGCGCAGTTTCTTATTGCGCTGCGTGAAAACAGTCCGAACTACTTCAAAAAATGCCTTCTCATCCTGAACTCTGAAAGGCGTTGGCTTGGGCTTAAGGCGTACGATTGTTGAGTCTACATCTGGGGGCGGATAGAAGCAGTCTTTCGGCACGTGGTCAAGCAGTTCCACATCTGCTCGGTAATAGACTGCGACAGTCAATCTGCTGTAGTCCTTGCTGCCCACTGATGCTGTTAACCGTCTAGCAAACTCCTCTTGAAAGACTAAAACCGCGAGTTTGAATGGTCTCTTGAGCAGCCAGAAAAGCAGAGGAGAAGAAATTGAATACGGCGGAGTCGAGACAACTTTATCGAATCTCGGAATATTAGCCTTCAGAACATCGTTTTCAACGACCTCTACATTCTGGAGATGCGATATTTGCCGCCTTAAGACGAGGATAAGCTTCGGGTCTATCTCCACCGTGATGACTTTCTTGGCTTTTGATGCGAGTAGACGGGTGAGAGTCCCAAGTCCAGGGCCGACTTCTAAAACTGTGTCATTCGCATTCACATCTGCATGGGTGATCAAGGACTGCAGTACTGAATCGTCAACAGTGAAGTTTTGACCTAATCGTTTCCTTGCGAAAATGCGATGTCGGCGCAGCGTGTTGAGCGTCTCTCTGTACAAGCTTAGCGATTTGTTATGGCGCCCGAGTGAACAACCTGTATTTGCTTTCACCCGACAACTCTTCCAAAATTCTCTTGGTTACGAGTTTGGGGGGGCTTGGAATGCTGGCACGTTGTTGCAGGTCAACGAAGTCTTTGAAAGATGATCTATCGCGTTCATTTATGATTTGCCACATGTACTTCTTGCCTATCCCAGGAATCAACTCCAACGAATGCATTCGCGGCGTTATCGCCTGAGTTGTATTAAAGAAATTTATGAACCAAGCTTCTCGATTAAGCACAATTTTTTCGACAACAGTGGGCAACTCTGTCTTGGCCGCAGAAGTGAGTTCCTCGTAGCTTACCCGACCAATTATGTAGGTTATCTCTTGTCTCGAGTCTTTGCCTACGTAGACTCTGTCAGCGGCCCTCTTGAGCAAGCCTTCTCTCAGAGTGGCTTCGAGCAAAGTGAAGAATTCTTCTCCGACAAGTTGGACGAGGGCTCCTGCTCGGTACGAGGGCCTAGCCTGCGGTCTACCGTGAGGTAAGTAGTCTAGCACGTAGGCGTGTTCTTCGTACCTCTTCTCCATACTCTCCTTGTCCTACCATTCATCCCTAAACAAACGAATTCTTTTGATGTGGCGTGCCTATTCTCTTATTTTCTGTGCTCATCTAAAAAGCTTAGTATCTCTTGGAGCTTCGAGGTCTCGATGATTTTGCGTCCTCCACCTAGAAACACGCGGATTTCCTCAATGCTTTCGGGCATAGAGTTGACTAT is part of the Candidatus Bathyarchaeia archaeon genome and encodes:
- the dph2 gene encoding diphthamide biosynthesis enzyme Dph2, with protein sequence MKPSIFDFEEARVKEEVRKHNAKRVLIQLPEGLKPQGPRLAEAVEETGAQVIVSADPCYGACDLALEEADDLNVDLVIHFGHSSMHRGKHERVSVVYIETKATLRLETAVKKALPLLKAWKRIGLVTTVQHVDQLDEAERMLLKAGKSVAVGDAGRLKYAGQVIGCDYSNADAVAEDVDCFLFAGGGRFHAIGVALATSKPVVVADPYEERAYSVDSEAERIRKQRWASIRAAVHGERVGILVGLKSGQRRLEKALQISNRLKKAGKKSYLLAIREVTPESLREFPTLDAYVNTACPRISLDDASRFHKPVLTVNEALVVAGEITWEQLLRKGWFED
- the ppsA gene encoding phosphoenolpyruvate synthase, which encodes MPPPRKEKHILWFEELGKEDIPLVGGKNANLGEMLRAKIPVPPGFAITAQAYHEFITKTGIAEKIYRTIEETVTDPDDPKQYEKASKEVRKIIESTPMPADIEKAIRAAYEGLEEKTGIAEVFVAVRSSATAEDLPDASFAGQQETYLNVKGADGLIEKTRNCWSSLFTPRAIFYRDQKGFKHEEVLISVGVQKMVNSKVAGVTFTINPDTGDANQIVIEANWGLGESIVSGAVTPDNFSVDKNTLKITDRRIAKKTVEYIRDPKAGETIHATVPVERQEQASLTDEETIKLAETAKRIEEHYGKPQDIEWAIDRDLTFPKNVFIVQSRPETVWTSKSRIPTAEISKPTLLPTQTGMRVVAKGIATGRRDVGAGVAKIVFTPEDASNLMQKGDILVTEMTNPDYVPYMKMAGAIVTERGGVTCHAAIVSRELGIPCIVAAENATKTMVTGREYTVDARSGVVYEGKLAMPEAPGPASIMSTVSAGGVTLESAPITATKIYMNLGVPEKIEEYKHLPFDGIGLMRIEFILASHIGDHPVYLLETGRGDEFVNKLADGVATVAKAIHPRPLVVRLSDFKTNEYRELKGGDKYEIVEANPMLGWRGASRYISQWYEKAFLLECKAIRKCREEWGLTNVWIMLPMIRTLWEAKKCLDIMKKEGLERGKDFQVWFMAETPAICIMADEFSKLCDGFSIGSNDLTQGVLMIDRDSERLGLMGYFDERDPAIKRMIAHLIKVAHQKGVTVSICGEGPSNLPDFAEFLVRNGIDSISVNNDVVVRTRQWVASLEQKILLERLSEIKESLGRPSKKVKPESEWNPEWEE
- a CDS encoding 50S ribosomal protein L16 — encoded protein: MKAKNYRAVKGAPYTRKEYIRASPPSKITKFTMGDTKASFSMQARLIATGAVQIRHNALEAARVASNRVLMTKLANAYVLRVVPYPHTILRENKMIFGAHADRLQDGMRKAFGKPIGIAARVKVGQPIIEIGVNENAVEVAKEALQRGQAKLPVPCRIVIEKTPN
- a CDS encoding sulfurtransferase TusA family protein; translated protein: MPEKVQPNRTLDCLGLFCPEPVFRVRMELDNMKVGETLEVLADDPAAEEDIKSLCKRLEQQILSMNKEGNTLRFVIRKVK
- a CDS encoding DsrE/DsrF/DrsH-like family protein translates to MNAKKKILYVQTSGVDTPERTYAPFILAATAAAMGLDTTVYFVIKGITVVKKGAAEQVKIGQFPTLRQVMDQAIKAGVKLAVCEQSCMLLDIARGDFIPEAKVVGAATLNDLALDADVVLCF
- a CDS encoding cysteine desulfurase family protein — its product is MTRRVYMDHTAGKPVDPRVLESMMPYFTEKCGNPSSPHSWGNEARKAMEDARAQILALIDAKKPEELFFTSGGTESNNLAIKGVALRNKDRGNHIVSTAIEHMSVMNPCKSLIKQGFEVTFVPVDTHGTVDLQALEKAITDKTTLVSVANANGEIGTIQPIKEIGEIAHRKGASLHADAVAACGQVPMNVQAENIDLMSISSNDMYGPRGIGALYVKTGTRIEPIIHGGGQERGLRSGTENISAIVGMGKGAEIAKAEMKAESERLTDLRDRLIKGALDSVPSSFLNGHPRQRLPNNANVRFSYIEGESLILSLDMAGVACSSGSACTSKTLEPSHVLLGIGLKHEEAHGSLLFTLGKQNTKDDVDYVVNALPDIVKRLRSISPLTPKEMQQ
- the nifU gene encoding Fe-S cluster assembly scaffold protein NifU; the encoded protein is MYTEKVLDHFRNPRNMGEMPDADGVGTVGNPVCGDLMAIYIRVKDNHIEDIKFKTFGCGAAIATSSMITELARGKTLEEAMKISRGDVADNLGGLPPIKMHCSNLAADGLHAAIQDYLKKKGAQK
- a CDS encoding muconolactone Delta-isomerase family protein, with the protein product MKFLVLQWIKPQVPIERLARLTPAQFKYLEKLESDGKIDSYYHLIGRQGHMIVCNANSDNELSRIISEDPLFFDSERQVYPLTTREAHEKRLMEMLGRK
- a CDS encoding HemK2/MTQ2 family protein methyltransferase, which codes for MKSPRKRVIYDDLNLDVFNDVYEPAEDTFLIADILDEAVKDGDTVLEIGTGCGILAILAAKKARKVTATDANPHAVECARLNADANNASSKIDVRRGDLFQPVQAKETFDLIIFNAPYLPSAPKEHKTWVGRAWAGGPTGRRLIDQFIAEAPRHLKRGGQILLVQSSLADIDKTLKRFHAAKLEAKVIAEEKVSFENLVVIQASNLSR
- the rsmA gene encoding 16S rRNA (adenine(1518)-N(6)/adenine(1519)-N(6))-dimethyltransferase RsmA, which codes for MKANTGCSLGRHNKSLSLYRETLNTLRRHRIFARKRLGQNFTVDDSVLQSLITHADVNANDTVLEVGPGLGTLTRLLASKAKKVITVEIDPKLILVLRRQISHLQNVEVVENDVLKANIPRFDKVVSTPPYSISSPLLFWLLKRPFKLAVLVFQEEFARRLTASVGSKDYSRLTVAVYYRADVELLDHVPKDCFYPPPDVDSTIVRLKPKPTPFRVQDEKAFFEVVRTVFTQRNKKLRNAVVPLIQKRTGTREKAQAIADSLTFHDKRVRELAPEDFGALTNEITEKTRNL
- a CDS encoding DUF655 domain-containing protein; its protein translation is MEKRYEEHAYVLDYLPHGRPQARPSYRAGALVQLVGEEFFTLLEATLREGLLKRAADRVYVGKDSRQEITYIIGRVSYEELTSAAKTELPTVVEKIVLNREAWFINFFNTTQAITPRMHSLELIPGIGKKYMWQIINERDRSSFKDFVDLQQRASIPSPPKLVTKRILEELSGESKYRLFTRAP